A single region of the Vicia villosa cultivar HV-30 ecotype Madison, WI linkage group LG4, Vvil1.0, whole genome shotgun sequence genome encodes:
- the LOC131596709 gene encoding probable CoA ligase CCL5 → MVKDPRSGFCSSNSIFYSKRKPLSLPPNHSLDATTFISSRAHHGNIAFIDASTARQFTYQQLWRAVDSVTSSLSTMGIRKGDVILLLSPNSIYFPIVCLSVMSLGAIITTTNPLNTTREIAKQIADSKPVLAFTTPQLVSKITGASPSLPVILMDTGGNSSSSSTNTLEKMMEKEPELSRMKERINQDDTATLLYSSGTTGPSKGVVSSHKNLIAMVQIIMDRFSESKENRGETFICTVPMFHIYGLAVFATGLLALGSTIVVLSKFEMHDLLSSIQKFRASFLPLVPPILVAMLNNADAINSKYDLSSLHTVLSGGAPLSKEVTEGFIEKYRNVKILQGYGLTESSGVGSSTESLEESRRYGTAGLVSSSTEAMIVDTETGKPLPVNRTGELWLRGPTIMKGYFSNEEATTSTINSEGWLRTGDVCYIDTDGFLFVVDRLKELIKYKGYQVPPAELEALLLTHPDILDVAVIPFPDKEVGQYPMAYVVRKPGSNISQAQVMDFVAQQVAPYKKIRKVAFISSIPKNPSGKILRKDLIALASSKL, encoded by the exons ATGGTGAAAGACCCAAGAAGTGGATTTTGTAGTTCCAATTCAATCTTCTACAGCAAGAGAAAACCTCTCTCTCTTCCTCCAAACCACTCCTTAGATGCCACCACTTTCATCTCCTCACGCGCCCATCACGGCAACATCGCCTTCATCGACGCCTCCACCGCCCGTCAGTTCACCTACCAACAACTCTGGCGAGCAGTTGATTCCGTCACCTCCTCACTCTCCACCATGGGAATCCGAAAAGGCGACgtcatcctcctcctctctccCAACTCCATCTATTTCCCTATAGTCTGTCTCTCCGTCATGTCCCTCGGTGCCATCATAACCACCACTAATCCCCTCAACACAACACGCGAAATCGCAAAACAGATCGCCGATTCCAAACCCGTACTTGCCTTCACAACCCCTCAACTCGTTTCCAAAATCACCGGAGCATCACCCTCACTCCCAGTTATTCTCATGGACACCGGCGGTAACTCATCCTCATCATCAACAAACACACTGGAGAAAATGATGGAGAAGGAACCGGAGTTGAGTAGAATGAAAGAGCGAATCAACCAGGACGACACGGCCACTTTACTTTACTCATCCGGAACTACTGGACCCAGCAAAGGAGTAGTTTCTTCACACAAGAATCTCATAGCCATGGTTCAAATCATcatggataggttcagtgaatcAAAAGAGAATCGTGGAGAAACATTCATATGCACGGTTCCTATGTTTCACATATACGGTCTCGCCGTGTTCGCTACAGGGCTTCTGGCATTAGGTTCAACCATCGTTGTTCTCTCCAAATTCGAGATGCATGATCTGCTTTCTTCCATTCAGAAATTCAGAGCCTCGTTCTTACCGCTGGTGCCACCCATACTGGTTGCTATGCTGAACAACGCCGATGCGATCAATAGCAAGTACGATTTGAGTTCCCTTCATACGGTGCTGTCCGGTGGGGCTCCTCTGAGTAAAGAAGTTACGGAAGGGTTTATTGAAAAGTACCGTAATGTTAAGATCCTTCAGGGTTATGGTCTGACAGAATCGTCTGGAGTTGGATCTTCCACTGAATCTTTGGAAGAGAGTCGTAGGTACGGCACGGCGGGGCTAGTGTCTTCTTCGACGGAGGCTATgattgtcgacactgaaactggtaAACCGCTACCGGTTAACCGGACCGGTGAGCTTTGGCTTCGGGGTCCCACCATCATGAAAG GTTATTTTAGCAATGAGGAGGCAACTACATCGACTATTAACTCAGAGGGTTGGTTAAGAACAGGAGATGTTTGCTATATTGATACTGATGGATTCTTGTTTGTTGTGGATCGCTTGAAAGAGCTCATCAAATACAAGGGATATCAG GTCCCTCCAGCAGAACTAGAGGCTTTGTTACTCACTCATCCTGACATTTTGGATGTTGCTGTCATACC GTTCCCAGATAAGGAAGTTGGGCAGTATCCAATGGCATATGTGGTAAGGAAGCCTGGAAGTAACATATCTCAAGCCCAAGTTATGGATTTTGTTGCACAACAG GTGGCTCCATACAAAAAAATTCGAAAAGTGGCATTTATATCTTCCATACCTAAAAATCCATCTGGTAAAATTCTTCGGAAGGATCTCATCGCGCTTGCTTCGTCTAAACTCTGA